From Xylocopilactobacillus apis, a single genomic window includes:
- a CDS encoding beta-glucoside-specific PTS transporter subunit IIABC has translation MDYKKSAQEIFKAVGEDSNISSLTHCMTRLRFRLKDESKVKDDEVKQIPGVVGINHQSGQYQIIIGNDVSEYYKELKKLTNLDEQASTDPGAKKENWFNRFANFISSCMSPLIPALIGGGMIKVILILLPLLGWLSEKSSTYAFLNIFGDAPFYFLPVMLAFTSAKYFNVSPMLAVTVAGIMIHPNFSAMVTAGKPVSLMGLPVTLATYSSSVIPILLMVWLMKYLEAGIDKICPASMKSILKPLLMVFISGTLALVVVGPIGTYAGKLLSDIILFIQSKASWLAMPLMAAFMPLIVMTGMHWAFSPIFLAASVATPDSLILPAMLAANIAQGAASLAVAFKTKNKNTKQVATAASISALVAGVTEPSLYGITLKYKRPLYAAMVSGGITGLFMGIVNLKSYAFAVPSIVSLPQFVSKTNSSNLINAIIVLVASFIITFVLTLIFGFDDDPESASTPTVDSKKEALPTATTKIYAPLTGDLVNLTEVSDQTFSKKLLGDGVAIVPNNGKVVAPFDGEVVTVFPTKHAIGLKSDTGVELLIHIGLDTVNLEGKPFTSHIKDGDRVKKGQLLMDVDLEAIKKAGYEVTTPIVITNTGDFSEITLLDEKPVSDDIVLMYTIK, from the coding sequence ATGGATTATAAAAAATCAGCACAAGAAATCTTTAAGGCAGTTGGGGAAGATTCCAATATTAGTTCGTTAACTCACTGTATGACAAGATTAAGATTTAGATTAAAAGATGAATCTAAAGTTAAAGATGATGAAGTAAAACAAATTCCTGGGGTTGTTGGGATCAATCATCAGTCAGGACAATACCAAATTATTATCGGAAATGATGTTTCCGAGTACTATAAAGAATTGAAAAAATTGACTAATTTAGATGAACAAGCATCAACGGACCCGGGGGCGAAAAAAGAAAACTGGTTTAATCGGTTTGCTAATTTTATTTCGTCTTGTATGTCACCGCTAATTCCTGCCTTAATCGGCGGCGGAATGATCAAAGTCATCTTAATATTATTACCGCTTTTGGGATGGCTGAGTGAAAAAAGTTCGACCTATGCGTTTTTAAATATCTTCGGAGATGCACCATTCTACTTTTTACCGGTTATGCTGGCGTTCACCAGTGCTAAGTATTTTAATGTTTCACCAATGTTAGCCGTAACGGTTGCAGGTATAATGATTCATCCTAATTTTTCAGCAATGGTTACAGCAGGGAAACCTGTATCTTTAATGGGATTGCCAGTCACATTAGCTACATATTCTTCGTCAGTTATTCCAATTCTTTTAATGGTTTGGCTGATGAAATATCTGGAAGCAGGAATTGACAAAATTTGTCCGGCATCAATGAAGAGTATCTTGAAGCCATTATTAATGGTTTTCATTTCAGGCACTTTAGCATTGGTTGTGGTTGGACCGATTGGAACTTATGCTGGAAAGCTTTTATCTGATATTATCTTATTCATTCAAAGTAAAGCTAGTTGGCTCGCAATGCCGTTGATGGCAGCATTCATGCCTTTAATCGTTATGACTGGAATGCATTGGGCATTTTCACCAATTTTCTTAGCAGCTTCCGTTGCAACACCTGATTCATTAATATTACCTGCAATGTTAGCAGCTAATATTGCTCAAGGGGCAGCTAGTTTAGCAGTTGCTTTTAAAACTAAGAACAAAAATACAAAACAAGTGGCAACAGCTGCAAGTATTTCGGCACTTGTGGCAGGAGTTACTGAACCATCTCTTTACGGTATAACTTTGAAATACAAAAGGCCGCTATATGCTGCAATGGTCTCGGGTGGTATTACGGGACTATTTATGGGAATTGTTAATTTAAAATCTTACGCCTTTGCGGTACCGTCGATTGTGTCCTTGCCACAGTTCGTTAGTAAAACTAATAGCAGCAATTTAATTAATGCAATAATTGTACTGGTTGCATCATTTATAATCACATTTGTTCTGACTCTTATTTTTGGTTTTGATGATGATCCAGAAAGTGCGTCAACTCCGACGGTTGATTCAAAAAAAGAAGCCTTACCAACGGCTACAACAAAAATTTATGCACCGCTTACAGGTGATTTAGTAAATTTAACGGAAGTTTCTGACCAAACTTTTTCAAAGAAACTTTTAGGTGACGGAGTTGCGATAGTTCCTAATAACGGAAAAGTCGTAGCACCTTTTGATGGTGAAGTCGTTACAGTTTTTCCTACGAAACATGCGATTGGGTTAAAAAGTGATACTGGCGTTGAGTTATTAATCCATATTGGACTTGATACAGTTAATTTAGAAGGAAAACCTTTTACATCTCATATTAAAGATGGAGATCGGGTGAAAAAGGGTCAGCTATTGATGGATGTAGATTTAGAGGCAATTAAAAAAGCAGGTTATGAGGTCACTACACCAATCGTTATCACAAATACAGGCGATTTTAGTGAAATAACACTGCTTGATGAGAAACCGGTCTCAGATGATATAGTATTAATGTATACAATTAAATAA
- the licT gene encoding BglG family transcription antiterminator LicT has translation MMLIQRILNNNAVIAQKPHNQIVLVLGAGTGYRKSIGEEVDDNLVEKVLEIHDPDTFNRFTDLVIKVPEAEITVSEKVINFAKIKLGKKLSEVIYVDLTDHIHSTIERHNENLVLRNSLKWDIARLYPDEYEVGQKALQIIQKDIGIKLVDDEAAFIALHFINAESGNDLADDIVKIVREVEQIVKDYFHTELDENSLSYYRFVTHLKFFAQRCLLKQHYDDEDEALLEIIQQKYAKSYSCAQKIQAFISNKYRYRINNTEVLYLTVHINRLVKNLY, from the coding sequence ATGATGCTAATTCAAAGAATATTGAATAATAATGCAGTGATTGCCCAGAAGCCACACAATCAGATTGTGTTGGTTTTAGGAGCTGGAACCGGTTACAGAAAGAGTATCGGTGAAGAAGTAGATGATAATCTAGTTGAAAAAGTGCTAGAAATTCACGATCCTGATACTTTTAATCGATTTACTGATCTAGTAATTAAAGTTCCGGAAGCGGAAATCACTGTTTCCGAAAAAGTTATTAATTTTGCCAAAATTAAGTTGGGTAAGAAATTAAGCGAAGTAATTTACGTTGATCTAACCGATCATATTCATTCGACCATCGAACGCCACAATGAAAATTTAGTTTTACGTAATTCTCTGAAATGGGATATTGCGCGTCTTTATCCAGATGAATATGAAGTTGGCCAAAAGGCTCTGCAGATTATTCAAAAGGATATAGGGATTAAGTTAGTTGATGATGAAGCAGCTTTTATTGCGTTGCATTTTATTAATGCGGAATCAGGTAATGATTTAGCTGATGATATTGTTAAAATTGTGCGGGAAGTTGAACAGATTGTTAAAGATTATTTTCACACAGAACTAGATGAAAATTCTTTAAGTTATTACCGCTTTGTTACTCACTTAAAATTTTTTGCGCAGCGTTGTTTATTAAAGCAACATTATGATGATGAAGATGAGGCATTGCTGGAAATTATCCAGCAGAAGTACGCTAAGTCGTATAGCTGTGCTCAAAAAATTCAGGCGTTTATTAGTAACAAATATCGTTATCGGATTAATAATACAGAAGTTTTATACTTGACTGTTCACATTAATCGATTAGTTAAAAATTTATACTAG
- a CDS encoding GntR family transcriptional regulator — protein sequence MLKYREIENILKKRIQNETYPAGSLFPKQNDLAKEFNTSRVTIRKALDHLIQIGLIYPQRGAGTFVRSTANELSHFETDVDQYIGTTKLLGDKHLVESKVINFEIRYPSEKEIAALTIETGDLIYDIKRLRIVDHDPYALEYTIMPVNIIPKIDKTILGGSVYAYIEEVLRQKIGSAYRRISAAKPTEDDKKYLSCKSDDPVLKVNQIVSLESNIPFEFSETHHRFDKESISVYLPGNRR from the coding sequence ATGTTGAAATATCGCGAAATCGAAAATATTTTAAAGAAACGGATTCAAAATGAGACTTATCCAGCAGGATCCCTTTTTCCAAAACAAAATGATTTGGCTAAAGAGTTTAACACTAGCCGCGTGACCATCCGTAAAGCGCTGGATCATTTAATTCAAATCGGTTTAATTTATCCTCAAAGAGGAGCGGGTACTTTTGTGCGCTCTACGGCTAATGAACTTTCCCATTTTGAAACAGATGTGGATCAATATATTGGAACTACCAAACTCTTGGGAGATAAACACCTTGTTGAAAGTAAAGTTATCAATTTTGAAATTCGTTATCCTTCTGAAAAAGAAATTGCAGCTTTGACAATCGAAACTGGAGATCTAATTTACGATATTAAGCGGTTAAGAATCGTAGATCATGATCCTTATGCACTTGAATACACCATTATGCCAGTTAATATTATTCCTAAAATTGATAAAACAATTTTAGGAGGTTCGGTTTATGCTTATATTGAAGAGGTTTTACGGCAAAAAATCGGATCAGCTTATCGTCGAATTAGTGCAGCTAAACCAACTGAAGATGACAAAAAGTATTTATCATGTAAATCTGATGATCCTGTCCTAAAAGTAAATCAAATTGTTTCGTTAGAATCCAACATTCCGTTTGAGTTTTCAGAAACTCATCATCGATTTGATAAAGAAAGTATTTCCGTTTATCTTCCAGGAAATCGTCGTTAA
- a CDS encoding glycoside hydrolase family 1 protein encodes MTVLNPNFFWGNSTSSMQTEGAYNEGGKGPSVYDNRPAEKNSSDWKVAIDEYHRYPEDISLMKDLGMNFYRFQISWSRVQPKGEGEFNPEGIQFYHDLINELLKSKIQPMICLYHFDMPLYQAEHYNGFINKDVVEHFVDFSKKMVEEFGNQVKYWITFNEQNLYSINEAFKCSGYLNGKQTIRDLYQIQHNIALAHAKVANYIHENYSDLLIGGMLAFQEVYPASPNPQDLEAVRRYKEFTNYNLLRIFTKGKYSNEVISFMKHHHLDDILDSQDLAEIFKIRSDFISFSYYSTTCLDSTKIPIGTIPNDFAKKGTVHNPYLATNEWQWQIDPQGFYSVLMDLYNRTNLPIFPIENGIGVRESWDGKHEINDQYRINYHRHHLMALKKAVQDGANIIGYLGWGLVDIPSSQGNMDKRYGVIYVNRTNHDLKDLKRVPKASYHWLKKVINSNGEDLT; translated from the coding sequence ATGACTGTTTTGAATCCAAATTTTTTTTGGGGGAATTCTACTTCCAGTATGCAAACTGAAGGAGCTTATAATGAAGGCGGAAAGGGGCCTTCCGTTTATGATAATCGTCCTGCTGAAAAAAATTCTTCAGATTGGAAAGTAGCAATTGACGAATATCATCGCTATCCAGAAGATATCTCGTTAATGAAAGACTTAGGAATGAACTTTTATCGTTTTCAAATTTCATGGAGTCGTGTCCAGCCAAAAGGTGAAGGGGAATTTAATCCTGAAGGGATCCAATTTTATCACGATCTAATAAACGAACTCTTGAAAAGTAAAATTCAGCCTATGATTTGTTTATATCACTTTGATATGCCGCTTTATCAAGCTGAGCACTACAACGGTTTTATTAACAAAGATGTTGTCGAACACTTTGTTGATTTCAGTAAAAAAATGGTCGAAGAATTTGGTAATCAAGTTAAATATTGGATCACGTTTAATGAACAGAATCTTTACAGCATTAATGAAGCCTTTAAATGCAGCGGTTATCTAAACGGAAAACAAACCATTCGCGATTTATACCAAATTCAACATAATATTGCTTTAGCACATGCAAAAGTTGCTAATTATATTCATGAAAATTACTCTGATTTGTTGATTGGGGGTATGCTGGCATTTCAAGAAGTTTACCCAGCTAGTCCTAATCCTCAAGATCTTGAAGCTGTTAGAAGATATAAAGAATTTACCAATTATAATCTTTTAAGAATTTTTACAAAGGGAAAATATTCTAATGAAGTTATCTCATTCATGAAACATCATCATTTAGATGACATTTTAGATTCACAAGATCTTGCGGAAATTTTCAAAATTCGCAGTGATTTTATCAGTTTTAGTTACTACAGCACCACTTGTCTTGACAGCACTAAAATCCCGATTGGAACAATTCCTAATGATTTTGCTAAAAAAGGTACCGTTCATAATCCTTATCTAGCTACCAATGAATGGCAATGGCAAATTGATCCTCAGGGTTTCTACAGCGTGTTAATGGATCTTTATAATCGCACTAATTTACCGATTTTTCCAATTGAAAACGGAATTGGAGTTCGTGAATCATGGGATGGTAAACACGAAATTAATGACCAATATCGAATCAATTATCATCGTCATCATTTGATGGCTTTAAAAAAAGCGGTCCAAGATGGCGCAAACATTATTGGTTATCTTGGTTGGGGGCTTGTTGATATTCCCAGCTCTCAGGGAAATATGGATAAAAGGTATGGCGTTATCTATGTCAATCGAACTAATCACGATCTTAAAGACTTAAAAAGGGTTCCTAAAGCTAGTTACCATTGGCTTAAAAAAGTAATAAACTCTAATGGTGAAGATTTAACATAG
- a CDS encoding ROK family protein, protein MKSLITIDLGGTSIKYGLWNQKSKKLSQQGQVDTPKKLTDFYQIIEDIVSKFSDSNVEGIGFSFPGAVNSEKGVIEGISAVPYIHNFPIKKELEKRFKLPISMANDANCAAIAEITDGAAKDVKNVLFLVIGTGVGGAAVLNRHLIIGNHLYGGEFGMMLVKGKALSSVGTVVSLASKYNKLSHTNLSGKEVLDLAKKSEPSAKKLADEMFECLAQGIYNLQFTLDPEKFVIGGGVSKNSYFFDQLNSALKTLVKEINLIDYVPAVIPAHFYNDANLIGAAENFYFK, encoded by the coding sequence ATGAAATCATTAATCACAATTGACCTTGGCGGTACGTCTATTAAGTACGGATTATGGAACCAAAAATCTAAAAAATTAAGTCAACAAGGTCAAGTCGATACACCCAAAAAATTAACCGACTTTTATCAAATCATTGAAGATATTGTCAGTAAATTTTCTGACTCCAATGTTGAAGGAATTGGATTTAGTTTCCCCGGTGCAGTAAATTCAGAAAAAGGTGTTATTGAAGGAATCAGTGCGGTTCCTTATATTCACAATTTTCCAATTAAAAAAGAACTGGAGAAAAGATTTAAATTACCAATTTCCATGGCAAATGATGCTAATTGCGCTGCTATTGCTGAAATTACTGATGGCGCTGCCAAAGACGTTAAGAATGTTCTTTTTTTAGTAATTGGAACAGGTGTTGGCGGAGCTGCTGTGCTTAACCGCCATTTAATTATCGGTAATCATTTATATGGCGGAGAATTTGGAATGATGCTTGTTAAAGGTAAAGCTCTAAGCAGCGTGGGAACAGTAGTTAGCTTAGCTAGTAAATATAATAAATTAAGCCACACTAATCTGTCTGGCAAGGAAGTTCTTGATCTGGCTAAAAAGTCTGAACCAAGTGCTAAAAAGTTAGCAGATGAGATGTTTGAATGTCTTGCCCAAGGTATTTATAATTTACAATTTACTCTTGATCCTGAAAAATTTGTGATTGGCGGTGGCGTTTCAAAAAACTCCTACTTCTTTGATCAATTAAATTCAGCATTAAAAACATTGGTCAAAGAAATTAATTTGATCGATTACGTGCCTGCAGTAATTCCGGCTCATTTTTATAATGATGCTAATTTAATAGGGGCGGCAGAGAATTTTTATTTTAAATAA
- a CDS encoding PTS system mannose/fructose/sorbose family transporter subunit IID, whose protein sequence is MKITKNVSTEDRKMLNSIFWRSFTVFASRAGATKAHAPGFMYSILPAIDRYYKDNDKAQADALTRHTTWYNITQNVGTFVMGLVASMEKKNSEDPNFDTESIVALKTSLMGPLSGIGDSIFWGVLRVIAAGIGISLASQGSIFGPILFLLIYNIPAILTRYYLTYMGFTLGDTFISDMYKSGSMQLLNKAASTLGLMMIGCMTATMVTFKSKLSIPITGGKPILIQTYLDQLWKGLVPLAVTLGCYWLLSKKVNVNWILLGVLVLAIVLGLVGFV, encoded by the coding sequence ATGAAAATAACCAAGAATGTTTCTACTGAAGACCGAAAAATGTTAAATTCTATTTTTTGGCGTTCATTTACTGTTTTTGCTAGTCGTGCAGGGGCGACAAAGGCACATGCTCCAGGATTTATGTATTCCATTTTGCCGGCAATTGATAGATATTATAAAGACAATGATAAAGCTCAGGCTGATGCATTAACTCGCCATACAACTTGGTATAATATCACTCAAAATGTTGGAACATTTGTGATGGGTTTAGTTGCTTCAATGGAAAAGAAAAATTCTGAAGATCCTAATTTTGATACAGAATCAATTGTGGCTTTAAAGACCTCGTTAATGGGACCTTTATCAGGAATTGGAGATTCAATTTTCTGGGGTGTATTAAGAGTAATTGCGGCTGGTATTGGAATTAGTTTGGCTAGTCAAGGTTCAATTTTCGGACCAATTCTGTTTTTATTAATCTACAACATCCCAGCGATCTTGACTCGTTACTATCTTACATATATGGGATTTACTCTTGGTGATACTTTTATATCAGATATGTATAAAAGCGGCAGCATGCAGCTTCTTAACAAAGCAGCGTCCACCTTGGGTTTAATGATGATAGGCTGTATGACTGCAACAATGGTAACTTTTAAGAGCAAGTTGTCGATTCCAATCACTGGTGGAAAACCAATTTTAATTCAAACTTATCTCGATCAGTTATGGAAAGGTTTAGTTCCGCTGGCAGTAACCCTTGGATGTTATTGGCTTTTAAGTAAAAAAGTTAATGTCAACTGGATTTTATTAGGAGTTTTGGTATTAGCGATTGTCTTAGGATTAGTTGGTTTTGTCTAA
- a CDS encoding PTS mannose/fructose/sorbose/N-acetylgalactosamine transporter subunit IIC: MLKTAILAALSVFICFGGNWLWGQTMIERPLVVGLVTGLIFGDVRTGVMMGASLEAIFMGAVDIGGALSAEPVTATVLATTFAITLNVNQKAALAIAVPIGVFAAFISMFMKNVVMNLFAPIIDKLAAANNQKGLVWAHFGMWFLNYFVFSLVTFFSVLAGAKPVQHLVNSIPKNLMAGLSAAGGLLPAVGFAILMRMLWSKKLSPYYFLGFVLAAYMQLPSIAVAAIGIIIVVIQWQRDKQIMDLENKQNTQGTLATETNISTEDQEEEDFFS; encoded by the coding sequence ATGTTAAAAACAGCAATTTTAGCTGCACTAAGTGTATTTATTTGTTTTGGCGGCAATTGGCTTTGGGGTCAGACTATGATCGAGCGTCCATTAGTTGTTGGTTTAGTCACAGGTTTAATTTTTGGTGATGTTAGAACTGGCGTAATGATGGGTGCATCCCTTGAAGCTATTTTTATGGGTGCAGTTGATATTGGAGGAGCCCTTTCAGCAGAGCCAGTTACAGCTACAGTATTAGCTACAACATTTGCGATTACGCTTAATGTTAATCAAAAAGCTGCTTTGGCGATTGCCGTTCCAATCGGTGTATTTGCAGCGTTTATATCAATGTTTATGAAAAACGTTGTGATGAATCTTTTTGCTCCGATTATTGATAAATTAGCGGCCGCCAATAACCAAAAAGGGTTAGTTTGGGCTCATTTTGGGATGTGGTTTTTAAATTATTTTGTTTTTTCTTTGGTAACATTCTTTTCTGTTTTAGCAGGGGCAAAACCAGTTCAACACTTAGTAAATTCTATTCCTAAAAATTTAATGGCTGGTTTATCAGCTGCAGGAGGATTATTACCAGCAGTTGGTTTTGCAATTTTAATGCGGATGCTCTGGAGTAAGAAACTTTCTCCTTACTATTTCTTAGGTTTTGTTTTAGCAGCTTATATGCAGCTTCCATCTATTGCTGTTGCAGCAATTGGAATTATTATTGTTGTTATCCAGTGGCAGCGGGATAAACAAATTATGGATCTTGAAAATAAACAAAATACTCAAGGGACATTAGCGACTGAAACTAATATTAGTACTGAAGATCAGGAAGAGGAGGACTTTTTCTCATGA
- a CDS encoding PTS system mannose/fructose/N-acetylgalactosamine-transporter subunit IIB, which yields MIAQLRIDDRLIHGQVALVWTKELNTPGIVVANDNAANNETVKMTLKMATPTGKKLLIRTVDDAIKVFNNPKGKDMRMFALTNNVKDALKIARNVEDIDGINVANVGRFAENADQSVQLSSTLMLDKEELTALKELVKLSIPVFNQVVPSNNKTEISSLLKNVE from the coding sequence ATGATTGCACAATTAAGAATTGATGATCGGTTAATTCACGGCCAAGTGGCTTTAGTATGGACTAAAGAGCTCAATACGCCAGGAATTGTTGTAGCAAATGATAATGCAGCTAATAACGAAACGGTAAAAATGACGTTAAAAATGGCAACGCCGACGGGTAAAAAGTTATTAATTAGAACAGTTGATGACGCTATTAAAGTTTTTAATAACCCAAAGGGCAAAGATATGAGAATGTTTGCTTTGACTAATAACGTTAAAGATGCCTTGAAGATTGCCCGAAATGTTGAAGATATTGATGGAATCAATGTTGCTAACGTTGGAAGATTTGCCGAAAATGCAGATCAGTCAGTGCAGTTAAGTTCGACATTAATGCTTGATAAAGAAGAATTAACAGCTTTAAAAGAATTGGTTAAGCTAAGTATTCCAGTTTTTAATCAAGTAGTTCCGAGCAATAATAAAACGGAAATTAGTTCTTTATTAAAAAACGTTGAATAG